The genomic segment CTTGAGGAGTTCCTCGATCTCGCGGATGCGTCCCTCGATGAACGCTTGATCGTGCTTGGCTGCGTCGTATGCGGCGTTCTCACGGATATCGCCATGCTCGCGCGCTTCCTGGATGATGCGTGCGATCTCCGGTCGGCGGTGCTTCACCAGATACTCGTATTCCTGGCGGAGTGCCTCCAAACCTTCTCGCGTGATCGGAATACGTTCCCGCGTCATCCCCGTTCGACCTCCTGCACGGTATGGTGTCGACGTCTCACGCTTCACCCGTGTGCGTTCCTCCCGGGCGCGAACGGTAATGATAGCGTGATGCGGCGAAACCGCCAAAGTGTGCGACGACACGGAGTGGCGAGGTGAGGGCAACCTGGCGCTCAGACTGGACAGGGATCCTGTACGTCAGGAACAATCGGGAGAGCTGTCGAACACAAGGGGGCAGTGCCATGCAAGTCGAAACGTGGAACGCGGCCGAACTGGTGCGGAAGGATGTCCGGCACCATCTGCATCCCCTGAGCAATCTCCATCAGCTTCGCCAGCAGGGGCCGCTGGTGCTGGTGCGCGGTGAAGGAGTTTGGGTGTGGGATGCCGATGGTCACCGGTATCTCGATGGTTTCGCTGGCCTCTGGAACGTGAACATCGGGCATGGGCGTACGGAGTTGGCGGAGGCAGCGCGTGCGCAGATGGAGCGTATTGCCTTTGCGCCGACCTTCTTCGGTCTCGTGAGCCCACCGACGATCGAACTCGCCGCGCGACTGGCTGAACTCTTTCCGGATCCGCTCAACGTCTTCCAGTTCACCTCCGGCGGGGCGGAATCGAACGAAACCGCGATCAAGATCGCTCGCTACTACTGGTGGCTCAAGGGGCAGCCTGACCGCGTGAAGATTCTCTCGCGACGGATGGCATACCACGGTATCGCGATGGGCGCGCTGTCGGCAACGGGTGTCCCTGCCTACTGGGAGGGATTCGGCCCTCGCCCACCGGGTTTCATCCACCTGACCGCACCGTACAAGTATCGATTCGGTGAGGGACTGTCAGCCGACGAGTTCGTTTCTCGACTCGTGCAAGAACTCGAGGAGACGATCCAACGGGAAGGGCCGGAAACGATCGCTGCCTTTATCGGGGAACCGGTGCAGGGTGCCGGCGGTGTCGTGGTACCTCCGGACGGCTACTGGCCTGCAGTGGCAGCTGTGCTGCGGCGGTACGGCATTCTGCTGATTCTGGACGAAGTGATCACCGGATTCGGTCGGACTGGCACGCTCTTCGGTATGCAGCAGTACGGTATCGTGCCCGATATCGTGAGCTTCGCGAAGGGGATCACTTCCGGGTATGTACCGCTCGGTGGCGTCGGAGTGAGCGACGAGATCGCTGACACGCTGGCCAGCGCGGATCGAGTCTTCATGCACGGGTTTACGTACTCCGGTCACCCGGTCGCGTGTGCTGTCGCGTTGCGAAATTTGGATATTCTCCTCGCCGAGCGCTTGTGGGAAAATGCAGCTCGAGCAGGCTCGTACCTCCTGAACGAGTTGCGCCGTCTCGAGGATCGGCCGTATGTCGGTGAGGTACGAGGCAAGGGGCTCATGTTGCTGATCGAGGTGGTACGAGACAAAGCGACGAAAGAAAAATTCCCGCCCGAGTTCAAGCTGGGGCCAAAGCTGGAGGCGGCGACCCGGCGGCGTGGCCTCATCGTCCGCTGCACGCCGGACGGCATCGTCATGGCGCCGCCGTTGACGATTACTCGCGAAGAGTGTGACGTCCTCATCGAAGCAGTTGCTGGAGCGCTGTCCGACGTCCTCGACCAAGAGTACGCCTAGGTCACCGGGTCCGTTCGGACGGCTCGCGCGAGTGCTCGCCGGCGGAGCGCGTGGTTCCGCTCCGCCGCGCGCGTATCGTGCGCTTGACCAGGGGGTCGGAACGGCCTGTGGGAGAGGTTCTGAGGGCTGCTCCGTCCAGCGCCGACCTGTCCTGGTCGGTCGGTACCACTGATCTCAGCTATGGAGTCAGGCCGGGCTCGTAGCTTGCCATCAGGTCAGTCTGGTATCGGACTGGGTTGCCGTACGGGTCGAAGCGTTGTATACTGTTCGTTCGCGCGTGCCGTTCAGGAAGGTTCCCAGCACGAATCGAGGCGAGCTTAATCCGGCGGCGGTGGCGTGAGACCGCTGGGAACGTAGCGCTCGTCGGCTGCGGAGAGGAGGGGGCATGGAGCGTGTGCCGGGTCGGGTGCCGGTCGAGCTCGGGGTTGCTGCCGCCGAAGTCGCGTTTCGGATGGCACTCCGGAGACCGGTGACGCTGCTCGAAGCGAGTCACTCCGAACTGACCGATCGGCTCGTCGAGTTGATCTGGGAGGTTTACACGAGGTACCTGTCTTCCCCGCTGGACACCGAGGACGCGCTCTCGGAGCAGGAGATGACACACCGACTGCTCGCTGCCAATGCCTTTTTCGTAGGAGTGGCCGTGTTGGAGTCGCTCTACCGAATGGACACCGTCGCGCGCTGGATCGTCGGCGGGCTCGACGAGGAAGAGCTGAGCGCCTGACAGGAGAGGGACAGGGGCGGAGGCGACGCTCCGCTCCTGTCCTTTTCGACTTCGTTCGGGCAAACTCGAGCTGGAGGGCATTTCATGGCGGAGCTGACGCATTTCGATGAACGTGGCCAAGCGCGTATGGTCGATGTGGGGGCCAAGCCGGAGACGCACCGTGTCGCGATTGCACGTGGGCGCGTCTATCTCCGCCCGGAGACGCTCCGGCTGATCCGCGAGGGACGGGCAGCCAAAGGGGACGTGCTCGCCGTTGCCCGTGTAGCTGGCATCATGGCCGCGAAGCGGACGGGCGAGCTGATTCCGCTGTGTCACCCGCTTCCTCTGACCAAAGTCGAACTCGACCTCAAGCCCAACGAGCAGGACTCGTGCATCGAGATCGAGGCGCGGGTCGAAACGATCGGTCGAACCGGCGTGGAAATGGAAGCCCTCACCGCCGTCGCTGTCGCCGCGCTCACCGTGTACGACATGGTCAAGGCGGTCGATCGCGCTATAACGATCAGCGAGATTGGCCTGGTCTACAAGGCTGGCGGCCGCAGCGGTGAATGGCGTCGTCAGGAGTGAGTTGCTGCGCCTGTAACAGCCAGGTGAGTCGTCCCATCCTCCGCCTGGTCACCGGTGCGGATGACCTCCCCAGCGGTGCCACCACCGACCACGCGATCGTCGACGTAGAGTACGACTGCCTGCCCGGCAGCGAGGGGCGGAGCCGGATCGTCGAAGATGACCCAGTTCCCCTCCAGGCGTGCCGGGATTCGCGGACCCTGATAGCGGATGCGGGCATCGGCGTGGGTGACCGGCTCGTGCCAGATCGGATCGACCAGGCGCACGGCACGGGTCAGGATGCGCTCCCGGGGCGCGACACGCACGACGGCCGTGTCCGGCTCGATCCGCGCGACGTACCGGCGTTCCGGCGTCTGGCGAGCCCACTCGAGGCCGCGCCGCTGGCCGATGGTGACAAAGGCGATACCCGGGTGCGTACCGACGACCTCGCCACGCACATCGATCAGTGGACCCGGTCGTCCCGTTTCGGGGCGGCGCTGGGAGACGAGACGACCGATGCCTCCGTACGTCTTGGCAAAGCAGAGGTCGACAGAGGACGGCTTCTGCGCCACGAACAGCCCCGCCTCTCGAGCGATCGCGCGGACGGTCGTCTTGTCGTACTCGCCGAGTGGAAAAATCAGCCGCTCGAGTTGCTCGACGGTCAAGCGGTACAGGACGTACGACTGGTCACGCTGGAGATCACGCGCCTCGGCGATCCGCCAGCCGCTCGGTGTCGCGACCTTTCGAACATAATGGCCGGTCGCGACGTAGCGGATGTCGAGCGCATCGGCGAGTTCGAGCAAGGCTGGAATGCGGACGCGATGGTTGCAGGAGATGCACGGGTTCGGCGTTTCGGCCCGCGCGTAGTGCTCGACGGTCGGGTTCACGACATTCTGCTCGAAGTGCGGGCGCAAGTCACGGACGTAGAACGGTACTCCGAGCTGCGCGGCTACCGCTCGTGCATCCGCCGCAGCCACGTCACCGCAGCACACACCGTCCAGGTCAGGTGCCGAATCGAAGAGACGCAAATGGATCCCGATAGGCTCCCAACCGGCCTGCTTCAAGAGATACGCCGTCACTGCACTGTCGACGCCGCCCGAGAGGGCGACCAGAATCCGCTCCGCCATCGAACACTGCACCGTCCACTCGGTTCATCCGACTAATTGTAGCGAACCGACCGATTGCCTGCCAGCTCACTCGACCCGATACCGTCCGGTCTGAATCGGCTCGGCATGCGGCACCACGACCGTGAACGTACCTTCGCCCTCGATCTGGCTCTTCGGGCAGGTTCGGACGAGCA from the Thermomicrobium sp. 4228-Ro genome contains:
- a CDS encoding aspartate aminotransferase family protein; its protein translation is MQVETWNAAELVRKDVRHHLHPLSNLHQLRQQGPLVLVRGEGVWVWDADGHRYLDGFAGLWNVNIGHGRTELAEAARAQMERIAFAPTFFGLVSPPTIELAARLAELFPDPLNVFQFTSGGAESNETAIKIARYYWWLKGQPDRVKILSRRMAYHGIAMGALSATGVPAYWEGFGPRPPGFIHLTAPYKYRFGEGLSADEFVSRLVQELEETIQREGPETIAAFIGEPVQGAGGVVVPPDGYWPAVAAVLRRYGILLILDEVITGFGRTGTLFGMQQYGIVPDIVSFAKGITSGYVPLGGVGVSDEIADTLASADRVFMHGFTYSGHPVACAVALRNLDILLAERLWENAARAGSYLLNELRRLEDRPYVGEVRGKGLMLLIEVVRDKATKEKFPPEFKLGPKLEAATRRRGLIVRCTPDGIVMAPPLTITREECDVLIEAVAGALSDVLDQEYA
- the moaC gene encoding cyclic pyranopterin monophosphate synthase MoaC, with the translated sequence MAELTHFDERGQARMVDVGAKPETHRVAIARGRVYLRPETLRLIREGRAAKGDVLAVARVAGIMAAKRTGELIPLCHPLPLTKVELDLKPNEQDSCIEIEARVETIGRTGVEMEALTAVAVAALTVYDMVKAVDRAITISEIGLVYKAGGRSGEWRRQE
- the mnmA gene encoding tRNA 2-thiouridine(34) synthase MnmA is translated as MAERILVALSGGVDSAVTAYLLKQAGWEPIGIHLRLFDSAPDLDGVCCGDVAAADARAVAAQLGVPFYVRDLRPHFEQNVVNPTVEHYARAETPNPCISCNHRVRIPALLELADALDIRYVATGHYVRKVATPSGWRIAEARDLQRDQSYVLYRLTVEQLERLIFPLGEYDKTTVRAIAREAGLFVAQKPSSVDLCFAKTYGGIGRLVSQRRPETGRPGPLIDVRGEVVGTHPGIAFVTIGQRRGLEWARQTPERRYVARIEPDTAVVRVAPRERILTRAVRLVDPIWHEPVTHADARIRYQGPRIPARLEGNWVIFDDPAPPLAAGQAVVLYVDDRVVGGGTAGEVIRTGDQAEDGTTHLAVTGAATHS